GCTTGGGCCATCAGCTCTCTGGAGGCGCGGTCCGCCTTGGAGGTGATTTTCTTGGACTCCTCATCCCCTTCGGACAGGTAACGCGCAGCGATGGACTGGCGGTCCGAGATCATCCGGTTGTAGACACTCTGCTTGTTCTCTTCCGGCAGGTCGGTACGCTTGATGCGGACGTCAATGACCTCAATACCGTAATTGTCACGGGACAACGCATCGCTGACATCCTTAGTAATCTCATCGTTAATGTTGCCGCGTCCGGTATCCTCACTGATAATATTCTCATAGTTGATCTCCGACAGCTTGCGGCGCACCGAGTTATAGACCGCTTCATCAATCCGCTGCACCCCGCCGCTTACCGATTGCACCGTCCGCAGGAACTGCGAGGCGTTGGTAATTCTCCAGACGGTGTAATTATCCACCACAATCGGCTTCTGGTCCTTGGTCAGAATGCTGGTCGGCGAGCTCTCATAGGTCATCTGATACTTGGGAAGCTCCGAGACATTCTCGATAAAAGGCAGCTTAAACTTCAGCCCCGGCTGCTCCACCGTGCGCATCGCTTCACCGAAACGGAGGACGACCTTGTACTCCCCTTCCTTCACGATGTACGTAGATCCGGCAAGCAGAATGATCAGCACGACGGCAGCTATTAGAGTGGTGATTGATTTTCTTTTCACTGGGCATCTCCTCCTTGCGGTGCGGATGTGGCAGGCGGATTCACCGTTGCCGGAGCAGAGGTGTTATTCTTGCTACTATTCATAAGCTCATTGAGCGGCAGATAGTTCACCGTATCACTGTTCGAGTTGGTAATGAAGATGCGGGCGTTCGGCAGGATCTGCTCCAGCGTCTCCAGGATCAGCCGGCTCTCGGTAATATTCTGATTATTGGCATACTCGGCAAAAATCGCATTAAACCGCGCCACATCCCCCTGCGCATTCAGGATACGCGACTTCTTCTCACCTTCCGCCTTCTCCAGCAGCGCCTGCGCTTCCCCGCGTGCCTTTGGAATGATATCGTTCTCATACTTCTTCGCGTTGTT
This region of Paenibacillus sp. FSL K6-1096 genomic DNA includes:
- a CDS encoding protease modulator HflC; translated protein: MKRKSITTLIAAVVLIILLAGSTYIVKEGEYKVVLRFGEAMRTVEQPGLKFKLPFIENVSELPKYQMTYESSPTSILTKDQKPIVVDNYTVWRITNASQFLRTVQSVSGGVQRIDEAVYNSVRRKLSEINYENIISEDTGRGNINDEITKDVSDALSRDNYGIEVIDVRIKRTDLPEENKQSVYNRMISDRQSIAARYLSEGDEESKKITSKADRASRELMAQAEADSKKIIAEGEGEAARIYNQAYGKSPQFYSFYRTLQSYVTTLKNEPVIMIPIDSPYAKILMGQK